TGCGCGAAGCTCCATTCTCTTGCCAATCTGATAGCATTCGCTATGATTTCTTTAGGTGTGAAGACTCTATTCTCAAAGACATAGTAGTTTCTTGCTGTCCAGATTCCCCAAGTAATCCAAGGAAAAAGGTTAGTCGCTACTCCTAATGGTGGCAGATTAGTGGCCGCTGTTGAACCGATGAAAGCTTCCGTAAAGGTGGCATGAAGCCTTGGGTCAAAAGGAGAAGACCAGATATGttaaatatattctaaaataaaggATATGAGGAGtatttattatagaaaataactatataaaagcTACTAATTTTGGATGTTATAAAGGATGCCACATAGGCAAAATATTCTCAGCCATTCATTCTGCCACGTCACTGGTAACCCAGACCAACAAATCGTAATTGCAGCCCAGCCCGTTAACCGGTTTCGCTCACGAAATTGCTGTCTCCGTCTCTTTGCTGTTGGGCTAGATTATAAAATTTTCCAGCCCATCCCATTACTTATTTCAACTgtcaaactattttcttttgcattttctattatttcagacaattttttatttcaactgTTTTCTATAACAATGTGCAAACCGGCTAAGTTCCCTTTGATCTTAAAATAGTACGCCCAAAATAACAAAACCCCCTCATTTCACACACAGTCCCTgtaaatttctataaaaaactaaattctACTATCAAACTCACCCAACAAATTTACTACTACCACCTATAATTATGGCCCGGCCTacttaaactttaaaaaaaaccatgacaatacttaaaaaaaacacaccCTAACTATGttcacttcaaaaaaaaaaatttaaacaaaattgccaaaaaaatactaattctcATTCTTATCTATGTAGCACATGCaccacaagatcaaagcaattaggACAACACCCTCGAACCTCATCCAATAATCGTTAGGATCCTTAGGGTCTGGCCcatcacaaatcacaaaaataaagatGCTTTCCTAGGGACAACTTTCATATGTCTTGACATCCAGGTTTgtctaaaattcatatttttaattattccaaCTATATTTCAAATGATTGCTTCTAACCACTAAACAGGAACAAAAAATGGAGGGGAATGTACCTATTTCTACGTCTGACACAATGTACCAACGCTTCGAAGAAGGGAAAATTTatcacattagatattttaatctcCTCCCCAATAACCAACGTTACAGGCTTACCGATCAACCATACATAATCAATATCAAAGAAACAACAACTATTACACTGATTCAAGAAAACATTGCACCGATTCCTTCATACATATTCCGGCCACAACGCTACACCCAGTTGATCAGCTTAGCAAGTGAAACCAACTTCCtaccaggtaaaaaaaaaacaaaaactctctcacacaaaaataaatcctaatttttttccaaacaaCCAAATTATTCCTACAGATGTTGTTGGCCGCATTTGCCTCATCCAAGGAAGTGATTTATATAACCACTACACAGATTCAAAAATCATCATTGGATTACGTTTAGACAGGTACaaactttttattaagtaataattggtttacaactaaacaaaatctaatacaataattatttgtaGATCGAAATTGGTACGTCTAACTTTATGGGACAAGGAGGCATCTAATTTCAGGGAGTTAAATCGCATATCAACAAGGAAAAAACAAGTCGTAATCATCACAAGTATCATTCCACGGATACATGAaggtaataaactaaacataaacttTACAAAAAACTAAATGCTAACAAATATTTGCCTTTTTCACAAAAACTATCACTCACAGCAACACCTGGAACGCGCTTCTACTTTAACAACGAAATTGATATCATTCAACGCTTccaaaagaggaataaactgCTATCTTAAGCCTCATAGCAAACACCACCAGTcaacttttaaaacatttacgTTACCACTTCCTACATCAATTAAATTGTCACACACAAAGATTATTTTCTCATTCAAATATCGAATTCctcaaaactatttattattcatacttacagttgttttttaaaaaaaaaatgatcaccGTTTCGAACTTCTCCCctgtataaaaaaacaaaacttaacttatcctttcagaaaccaaaaaacacacaattttaattcacctgatttttattaaacatgTAATCCGCGCGCAGCGCGGACGCCGGCCCTAGTAACTATATAAAAGAGCGTCTTGTGTCTCATTCAGGCAGATGCCTAAAAAGTGGAGATCGAAGCCTAAATCAAGAATCTATATTTATCTGTGGATGAAAGGATACTCTGAATTAAAAACATTTGGCGAGAAACATTTTGAAACAGTGTCGTAAGTCAATGATAGGTTCCTGAGTACCATCTATTGGTTAATGGAATTATGTTTTGTCAATTTGCTTTAGTCTCTGGTTTGATGGTTGCACATGCTGAAATACCAATTATGGGTTAAAAAAAATGCCCTATGCCAAAATAGTTGTCATGCAGACTTCGGATTAAGAAATCCGCAAAGGCTAATCAAAGAGGTTGACATCCCTAATACTGAACACGAGAAAAGGTTGACCAATCTTTGCCATCGTCTCAACTCGGTATTCCtgataaaaatgttaatttatttttttctaaattcaaCAGCCAATTTGTAGTTAATTTTGTTACGTACATCTTACGTCTCATTCTTAAGttattaaattgttttattttaaactaatatattcattaattaaatcaaacaaaatttaaaagtattaaatataaatagataattctattaatattaaatacttTTTTGGTAAAGAATTTAGTTGCCCATACGAACGTGCGGATTTGTTTcttagtaataataattttataattgaagTGATCAATCAACTCTTAAGGACAAAGCCTTGAagcattaataaaattattctcaaaattattgaaatgtattttaaaattttggaaagtataactttttttaatgGGTAGAgcatcataaataaaaatattctaccTTGTATTTTAGAAACTAAATActaagaaaaatttaaaaattataatattattttaatttaattacaaatattttttattttaaataatcaaatataaattaaaaatataaaaacacaatgataagttaatatcatattaaattgtaattttaataaaagttgatgaatatctaattttgattatttcatacgtcgtcgacaaaaaaaaaaaaaaagattatttcatACGTAgaattatgattttaaatttaaataaacataCCTAAACAAATTAAACATTAGTGATTTGACCGATAGATTCTAAAACAAACTTTAAGTAAATGTGCACCTAACACAACAAACATTTAcgtttttggtttaatttaatttaaaaataaacgttagaaaaataaataggtAGATTACCacatttcaatcataaaaatagtttaaaattaattaatgcagGTCATAATAATGGATTAATCCAATAAATCCAtatcaataataaaaacattaaacattaaaaccaataaaatacattaaatggatgaaatattttttcaaacaaTAGCTTTATTTAATTCTATCAATtaggtattatataaaaaataaccaCTTACTCAAAATTTAATGTAAACATATGATAGCTGAAAGATttagaaaacatgtttttcgttgCACCAACTATGGTTAGCTAGTAAGTGACGAATCCACATGTGTTTGAGACGATTCTACATTGTGTTTGAGAGGGGGTCTTTTTCTATGGGTCAATCCATATAAAAGTAGGCCAACCTGTAAGGGGTTCAACTTTATATGGGCCAGTCTACCGTAGATTGCAGTTTGTATATTTACGTCCACACATGTCCTGCATAGTTAAGTGATTTTATGGCCAACCTGCGGAACTCCATTTGTTAtcgataataatatatttaggaAAACCTTTGTGCCttatattattcataatctttatattctttcaaagttcttatttttaaaattgttaagCGAGTTAGCATACAAATAGTCCAATCCGCAGCGGactctattttatttttgtttgtgtggACACGACTCGCCGCAAATTGTGTACATGTCTATATCCACCGCGCTACTAGGCTACTTAGCCATAACCGCAGGTTGCGGCCTTCATTGACATCTTTAAAAGGGGAAACCGTCcactataaatttttaaaattagtataGTTTTGTGAATTTGTATAATACTGCTCAtgttgaaaatttatttttataaagttatgAAACCGATTTTATAATTCTGCTTcagatataatttatttctatatCCTCCACTAAGTATactatcccctatatattaatcctagagcattacaacatattttcgtagccacatgtcatcacgaaaatgattcttagaattgttagaaaaaaaaactaacaatcaaattaattagtagtgtataaaagaattttttattttcttaaataaaagttttggAATTACCaaatatggttaacatatatatgataattaatgattatgaataatatatatttgataacaatttttctaacctctctctttcttgtttaattttatactattaaaacaaattcaacaatcacattaagcatataataaaaaattagtttttttcttatatgttttattttgaatttttaaaaacaactataaattactaaaattggtAAAAATCCCAccttgaaaattttgtgatcaatggtttaagttttttttgttcaagcaagataaaaataatcatatatcgtaGGATGGACGTTCGGATACACGTTTGGGTTCATATCggatatttcagtataaaggttTGGGTTATATTTCTACATTTCGAGTCTTGTTCGGGTATCTTATGtccgggttcagatattttgggttggattcaaatatttaaattttgaagaaaaaataaataaattattcattgtttaatttattttttgtatttttaacttaactggttttctaatttttaaaagagtaaactattaataggttagAAAGACACAAAATTAGTAGTTGTTTCGAAATTTTaaatgcaacttttgttaaggcaagaaacaagagcttaatatgtattttaattgagTAGCAAATAATTTTGTCCATAATTTActatctaattttgagcaataaacatcattaatacaaatattttgaataaagtgagagaaataaactagaaatatagggttatatatacttatgtttgattatctttatatatccattcgggttcggatattatccgttcggACTCAGATATTACCTGCactggtgaaataagtaatttgttttgttgtttttgaattagatgatttttagaccgagctGGTGAACATATACTAGACcagacatttatattttgagtttgcacttatattctataacaacttgatatattatatttgaacaTTAACCCGTTAGTATTGTTTGCCGgtgttttgttttcaaaattttgattattagATATGTTTCTgaagttaactaatttttacagatgtctatttttttttaaattgatactTATGTAAACCAAATtcatagaagaagttaaaaaaagaaacttaactcatatcaatgaaagAAAGACGGGAACGAAAGCaaaattttatagaggtagaaaataaaatcacttatgaaaagtaaatagtaaacaaatcgagagcagaaaacctaattcattttcgtcattatacaatcgatATTGTCTATttagttttggtgatttgtgttagccgtaaaatttaatttcttttgtgcatatgaagtcttaaaaaaaaattaaaatgagatgAAATACGTTAATTATTCAACAAcgataatatatttaagataccaacatttgtattcattattttataatcgataaaatatgtagtgttgcaaaatgtcaaaaccatttaataaataaacactATTATAAAAACCCACTCAGCTCATGTCGTCACTAATCCTTGAAAGACTAATCATCTCGTTTACTGACTCAGAGAGCTGTGGAGGAGTAGGAATGTCGTCACTATAGTGATCTTTGTTATCTGTGAAAACCTAAGGAATACGAAACTAtaattaaaccctaaaactaatcatccaaaaaaatgtaatatataaaaaaaagaggtAACCAACACCAAAACgacatctatactatactaaaagaaGAATAACTTGAAAGGAGAGGATgtccacatcagcaaagaaaatcAGCCAACCATATGTTTTTAAATTGCCATGTCATATTGctttgcaacaaaaaaaaactttgattattaatttattaaactatagCCGACGTATACGATGCTCCTCCTTCCTTCAATCTCCACTTCGCTGGctaaaagaaaaccaaaacgtcaagttttcattaattttacttaaaatagaacatattataaaataacaaaagaaagtGACTAAGAAAATTTAACTGCCCAAACAAATACTAGACAACCCTACATGATAACTAAATGGACATTAACAATCAATCAacatcattaaaaaatattgaatctaGAGATATCTTCCTCTCCTTAACTATGTTTGTTGCACTATATATTCTTCTTTTATAGCCAAATATAATACAACAATTATTGTTAACCAAGGGAAATCATTCATGGTAGGTCAATTCTAGCAAGTCACacactcatatatatatatatatattatactcttAAATCTCAATACTGATAAAGTAATTAACATTTACATGCAAGAACacttatgaaaaaaataacttattgaGTTAATGTTGTAGAAAAGAAGAACAgataataaaaaacatacatAACACATTTGCAACAAATTGAAATATATAAGTCAGCAGTTGGGTGTAGCGCAAGAAAATTTATACGATCTAAGCCAATTTTAGCATTCTCTTAGAGTGTACTTCATATGATATTTTCAGATAAACAACATAAAACGTTTAACTAACTAAATGGATACATTGTgtttaatttgttaaaaaaataaagaaaacatatttataaataaaaattaaaattcagtaaaaataaaattaaaaattatcttaaGCGTTACTTTGATGTCTACtctaaatgttttgtaaaattgataccaaaataaattaaaataaagttatgTCAAAACGTTTGTCAGAACATACAAGATTTGTATATACTaaataaagtaaataattaatgaaactTTGTGGCTTTTCGTGTGTACCACTGAAAAAAATCAGCATATACTattaaagtaaaaattaaaatatgtttgtgGCTTTTGATTAGCTCATTACAAATACTTTTCTGAGAAGTTTTTTAGGATGATCtagaatttttttgttacaaatataGCATTCAAGGGTCAAAATGACAAAAAAGAGATTTCACTAAAAGATAAATAGACATTTATACTTctataattaactaatatagaaTTATGGTTTAAATTAGAGGGGTGTGTAcatgatttttctttaaaacaaactacacaatTTCACATAAAAGTTTTTAGTTTCAGTAATAATTTGGGATTTCAAGTTAAAATATTGagaaatctgaaaaaaaacaaaatttgaattcaaaactgtattattcaaaaataaaaattattattgtatttttatggGTCGACGACCTATTTCCACACAATAACTATCAAAACTAAGCTCAATCTTCCTTTGTGTGGAAACGAGTTTCGATCTTTAAAATTGGGTGGAAATAGGTTGAGATAGTTTAATTGTGTCTAATTATGACGAGGGTGAAAGTTTGTGTGGATCTGTTACTATATGATAGTTATGGTGTGGAAATAGGTCGTCGAccctatttttatttaaataattattatatttaaatctataaaataaaagtagaatggtcttttacttctttaatgaaacatgttTTAGTCATGTTTCTCTTTGTGAGTTATTAAATCTTAAAAGAGCAATTTGAGAAATTTGCCGTAATTCTTTTAGTTGTTATTTTCAgtctatcatatatatatatatacattagatTAATTTTCCatcatttatttataatgttataCGAAATATTTTTGTGTAAAGTTCAATTTAGTCAGCAATCAATgcattatgaaataattttctgTAAAGATCAATTTAGGTTAGAACATCACCAATCGATGCAATATGAGAAAGTTTTTCAAATCTCGAAAAATTTATATTCTGATTTCCGCTATTTTAACTCCATTTTAAactgtttaataattaataattaatttaagaaTGTAAAATAGTAATGGAAGTATGTTTCTACTCTAACGTACAAACAATATTgcaatgttatatatatatatatatatatatattattttttacacaACAACAATGACTAATAACATCTGCATATTTGAAATACGCATAATCTATCCAAAGTACTTTTACGTAGTATCTAAACATGGAATCATCCTCATTGAAATCTCCAGAtttcacatttttttaataaattatcattaaaataatagtaaataccaaacaaattttaatattgaataactatagtttcaaattaaagattattgaataatttttattggttatCAAACTTTACAGATTTaagtattcaaaattattacacatttataaatatatatatatatatatatatatgaaatgaaGGTCATTTACCTAttcttaaaataatagtttaaaaattaaatcagattacttataaagaaatataagaaatataaaataatagaaaatattaaaaatttattaaatatagagtatttgaacttttaataaaatttaacatgatTACTAAAAGATTAATAGAATTTTTAACTatgtttaaatctaaaatatatactaaaatataaattaaaaatattttgaagaaaaaaattatatttttcaaaatatctttataatttgttaaatattatatcaaaacaaataagttatataattaaattttgccatttaagtttaatattaaaaatatacatgtaaGTTTTATAGACAAACAAACCGCGTGTAGCGCGGTGATACCTCTAgtcttaattaattaattaaaaatacggTATCAGAAGAGTAAATGAAAGACATAGTTGGAAGACTAATCATCTCGTTTATTCTCCTTTTGCTTTCCTCCTGCAgattaccaccaaaccgtgccACGCTTTTTAAGTGAGACAAGTCTCGACATGTTTTGATCACATCGTTGCTTTTCTAAGTCGCTTTGGTGTTTCCTTTTACCTCCTGCAGCAGGTTGCTTAATTTGCACTAGGCTTGGAACATAAGAACACGCCTTTGCCCTACAATGTATGTTTCCCCCTAAACGTTATACgaatttcagtttttttataGTATCCAGCCTCTCCAGCAATGTTGAAAGTTTTGGAGTAGTCTTCTTCAAAACCCATGGCGACTTTCTTGTCCTCGTCAATAAAGAAACTATCACCTGTAATCAGAGAGTTATGATCCGGTTCTAACACTCTCAAGAACTTGCTCCACAACATCTTTTCTGCCTCAATCTTAGTAGTAATCCATATTCAAACTCCATTGGACCTGCTTCATTGTGCGTAAGTAAAACATATAAAGTTACATAGTCCTCATCACCAGCGTCAAACGGGAGACGCAGAAGGGGACCAAAACTCTCACTTGTAAAATCGAAACAGATAATGTGATCGTCAATCACATCGTTTGTGTTTCTTTGTGAAGCAGGCCAGTAAGTATTTCCTTTGAGAGACACGCCAGGCTGATGACACAGTATACGCCAGTGTGGAGTGATATCAAGAGACTTCCATAAACTAGAGTCGAAATCGTAAATCTCATACCATAGAAATTCGTCTCTGGTCTTATAGTCAACGCACTGATCTATAAACCTCAAGAATTTGTAGCTACGACAAGAGCCCTTGTCCTCATATCCTAGAGCGTAACTGAACATGTCCCGTCTATATGGGCGATGAGAATATCTAAATTCTAAACACCTTGTTTGACACCAATACGGATTCCAAACAATAGCTTTGGTATCATCATCGTCGAAGACGCATAACAATAAACCGTCACAGTGGAAAACTTGAGATATCTTAGTTTGTTTGTTAAGTTTACCTTTACACTCTATAAATGGATTTTCATTGTCCACGAGAGTGACCTTCATGAGATATAGATTGTATTCTATCATTGCGATCATCAGAGACTCACCTTCTTTTACTGCCCTTAGTTTACCAATATGCATCTTTGAAAGTGTCCCATTCTTTGCAAGTTAATCGCACTCCTCTCATAGATTTCAAGGGAACCCTATAGAGGATCTCCTCTACCAAATTTACCGGAAGATCGGAGATCCTAGTCATTGTTTAATTAAACCTGCAACtaggtttttgtttgtttgtcccTTGAACCTCAGAATCTCTATGTATACGTAACAACGGAAGACTCGTAAACCCTATACGAAGCTGGGCCTACCATGGgttagatatattatatattatattttttttaggatAATCACATTTATAATTGTTAATCttgatctcttttttttgtctactaagaaaaaaaaagtgtttcttGATCTTGGAacattttttattgtatttgtgTCGTCATGTTTCAATAACTGGGTCTTGAGCAGGGGTAGGAAAACAACTAAAACCAAGCAACCGGATAGTTGGAGAACCAAATTTTTACTCACGATATAAAGTCAGAAACTGAAACTATAGCTTCCAATTTTTGGAAAACCCTATACGGATCACATTTACACTCCAAAGATTTACCAAGACTAGTTTTCATAATTCTCTATCTTACATACATAATAAAGTATCTATGTAATCTttttcataattgtaatatcgtAATAAATAAgcgttaaaatatatatatatatatatatatatatatatatatatatatcttaaataaTTAACTATTCCAAATTCACAATAAGaactaggggtgggcacttcggttattttatcggttcggttcgagtttggttcggtttagttAGTTCGGTTCTAGATTTTTTTCAGCTGAAGtaaaccatagttagtttggtttggatcgatttcggttcggttatgttcggttcggtttatattcggTTTGGTTCATATTCAATTCGGTttgtatttcggttcggttcagtttaatcggatttttcttagtttatttattgtacaagaaattatgttttaatacataaatgTATGGTTGTCATGAAATAATCATGTTGgtcataataaaaaattaagtatgtaaattaaatttaatataaaaccaaaataaaatccttttaaaatgttacaaatatagtttataactttataagaattcaatcaaaccaaaattaactaaataaaaagaaaaaaacaatatttttgtctcttaagaattaaaaaaagcaTGTAATAAGTCATCTTCCATGTGATATCATCAAAAAAAGTGCAACGAATCAATAATtagtatatgttatatatatactatacaagtatttatctatatttttactATAACTCTACACCCATGATTCCATATTGTTCTTTTCACtaacaaaaattgaaaacagaACACGTCTTTGAGAGAAATACAATAATGGTTACACAAAAGCATGAAACcgtataataaattatattagtttCATGGAAATCAAACTATATTAGGATTTTCTTAGTGTAAAAGAAAATTACGTGGGCTTAATCTTAGGATTTtaatttactaatatttttaatttaaataactataaaacaCTTCGgtttatcggttcggttcggtttaaactGAACTGAACTGAACCGTTCGGGTTGGGAAAATCTTCAACCGAATGATTTGAAATAAACTTTGATTTGGTTCGAATCAGTTTCGGTTCAGTCGGTTCAGTttgatcggttcggttcggtttttttgcccacccctaataAGAACAAATAAAAGGGAAATTGCTAGTCGAAATATAACACAACACGTTGCTTATACAGCTACAGTAAAGCCTGTGTTCTTATCTCTTACGTGGCATGTTTAcattttaatcaattacactGTAAGTAAATCTAAGTATGTATTTAGGTAACATTATCTAAATATTGCATTTCCCCTTTTGTAAATTGACTCTGTACACAAGTAAGACACTTGgcaaggatgacaaaaaaaaacagaaacaaaaaagacATTTGGCATACTAAAAAGTgaagaaaatatgatatttatggTATACATTTTGACCCAAAAGTGttgaataaacaaaatattgacCACAGAAATTGGCGCATCTTTTCCCATAAGCTGACAGATACACATCACATATCTTTCACCTTCTGCGTCCTTATAAAAAGCACCATCGTCCATACGGTTTTCAAACACATTAGTTACAATAGCAGCAACATAGTGAGCGAGGTCAGGGGAGAAGATGTTTGGATTTGAAAACATGAAGATTTCCAGCAGTGATGCAGCCAACCCGGTCATCAATCTCGATCAGTATGTgttaattttaccaaaaaattggCTAAGTTCGTTTTAATTCCAAGTAACATATATGcgtgattgtttttttctttgagagaaattatatttaattggtGAGTTCATTGAGGATCACGGTGGCTCGATTGTTTCAAACGATACTTTTTCTCTAGTATTTGTCTTTGACACTATCGTCAActatattttttgtcaaataaaTTTTGTTGCAAAACCCTAAGCGTTGTGATTTCATATTTGAGAAACAATACACTACTTTGTATAATGTATAAAAGTGAAGGATATCTTTAACGCAGAAACGAGATTAAAAGGAATCCATAacgaataaaataaaagtgaaaaagaATATGATAAATTTGCTTGTGTTAATCATTCTCAGAGGAGATCCGACGGCATTCCAAGAGTATTGGATGAGTATGACGATGAAGGAGAGGTGTGTTGTGGTGATACCAGGATGGGACCTGATGAGCTACTTTAGCGATAAGACGAACGTGTGTTGGTTCCTGCGGCAAGATCTTGCTGAGGCGATCAAGGCGTTGCACCGTGCGATCGGCAACGCAGCGACTGAAGAACGCTACATCGTGGTGGGTAATGGCTCTTCACAGCTTTGTCAAGCCGCTTTGTTCGcactttcttctctctctgagGACAAGCCTCTCAGCATTGTCGCCGCGGTTCCTTACTACTCCGTAAGCCCTCACTCACTGAATAGATTTAAAACAACATTGTTAATAACAACATAACATATTCATGAAATGGCACTTAGGCTATAGAGatgataaaaacataaatgttCTAGTTGTTGCATCATCACTTGTTAGTACTATGGTTGTAGCATAGTAGATCACACAATTTAATTTGGAAATCGAAATCCATAACCTAATTATATCCTAGCTACAAAACATGTTATGATGGTCTGCAAATACATGTTTCATGAGCACGCAACACATGACACATCCAAagataaaaaacataaattgaactttaatattaataatgctAACGTCTTACATTCCTATCCTTTAAATTTCGTTTAATATCTATGTTATACGTTTTGTTACAGACATACGAGGAGGAGGCATCGTATGTTCAGTCGCAGCTGTACAAGTGGGAAGGAGACGCAAGAACGTTCAACAAACCCGGACCATACATCGAGATTGTGACATCACCGAACAATCCTGATGGGACCATCAGAGAGCCGGTGGTGAACCGTGGTGGGAAAGTGATATACGACTTTGCGTATTACTGGCCACACTACACTCCTATCACTCACCGTCAAGACCACGACATTATGCTCTTCACCTTCTCTAAGATCGCCGGT
The nucleotide sequence above comes from Brassica napus cultivar Da-Ae chromosome A9, Da-Ae, whole genome shotgun sequence. Encoded proteins:
- the LOC106374472 gene encoding tryptophan aminotransferase-related protein 1, encoding MFGFENMKISSSDAANPVINLDQGDPTAFQEYWMSMTMKERCVVVIPGWDLMSYFSDKTNVCWFLRQDLAEAIKALHRAIGNAATEERYIVVGNGSSQLCQAALFALSSLSEDKPLSIVAAVPYYSTYEEEASYVQSQLYKWEGDARTFNKPGPYIEIVTSPNNPDGTIREPVVNRGGKVIYDFAYYWPHYTPITHRQDHDIMLFTFSKIAGHAGSRIGWALVKDIEVAKKMVQYLTINSIGVSKESQIRATVILNELTKSCRIKSESFFEYGNEKVKTRWESLRWVVDKTGDTFTLPDYPQAFCNFFGKSSSTYPAFAWLGCNEDKDLESLLKEKYVLTRGGERCGSDKKYVRVNMLGPNKDFEDFLNRLLTIKYPNCFEEIPCSEP